One genomic region from Zalophus californianus isolate mZalCal1 chromosome 12, mZalCal1.pri.v2, whole genome shotgun sequence encodes:
- the LOC118356133 gene encoding collagen alpha-1(I) chain-like: MLSVGKEQPAGPARSCGRAPRPRTREPAGRGPSPRHSPDQRRTRPGTRKHDALQPRPGTAGAPVARAESGYSHTATRSERSRPQATTAAVPRLQGPEGPEGGNATAELSQPRSAGLTGGPAAGRGDANTYNGPRAGTRHRAEHTPRRAAEGNHSGRPGGAAATEQGAPAPPPAPPGSPRKPAGLSQRRSAVRTARAAAGPGPPPGPDARSEKGAEGTTQVLPAGRRSARERGARGGARGGSGRGHARGGPVEEAGAQGQGAPRTEGGGPVEEAGGAGAQGQGAPRTEGGGRRARRGEGREGAGGAGRLTVVSRTWLWKCCSRADTSSCPPSSLMPAAAPPASARSAAPSPAGPGRERTDSGPPSAGSATATPAAAASAPSTASAASAASAASAAAPAAASGEAALAAEGGRGAGLGRDLTSSEEGAFASEKRAATSANGSRRGAWPTGERRRGHAPRKWRPEPGCQDQYPARWGRGAGRFAGTGSSLCRSGR; encoded by the exons ATGCTGAGCGTCGGCAAAGAGCAGCCAGCGGGCCCGGCGCGGAGCTGCGGGAGGGCACCGCGGCCGCGCACCCGGGAACCGGCAGGCAGGGGTCCCTCTCCGAGGCACAGCCCCGACCAGAGGCGCACACGGCCGGGCACCAGAAAACACGACGCGCTGCAGCCCAGGCCGGGGACTGCCGGAGCGCCCGTCGCGAGGGCGGAGAGCGGCTACAGCCACACGGCCACTCGCTCAGAGCGCTCTCGACCGCAAGCTACGACTGCGGCGGTCCCCCGGCTGCAGGGTCCAGAAGGGCCCGAAGGAGGCAACGCCACGGCAGAGCTTTCCCAGCCGCGGAGCGCGGGGCTGACGGGCGGGCCGGCCGCTGGGCGAGGGGACGCGAACACGTACAACGGGCCCCGGGCCGGTACGAGACACAGAGCCGAGCACACTCCGCGCCGCGCGGCGGAAGGCAACCACAGCGGACGTCCCGGCGGCGCCGCAGCGACGGAACAGGGAgcccccgcgccgccgcccgcgccgccgggCTCCCCACGCAAACCCGCAGGGCTGAGCCAACGGCGCTCGGCAGTCCGCACAGCCCGCGCCGCGGCCGGGCCGGGCCCGCCCCCGGGTCCCGACGCGCGCTCCGAGAAGGGCGCCGAGGGCACCACGCAGGTGCTCCCCGCCGGGAG GCGGTCCGCCCGCGAGCGGGGGGCCCGTGGAGGAGCGCGCGGGGGCTCAGGGCGGGGGCACGCCCGCGGGGGGCCCGTGGAGGAGGCGGGGGCTCAGGGGCAGGGGGCACCCCGCACCGAGGGCGGGGGGCCCGTGGAGgaggcggggggcgcgggggctCAGGGGCAGGGGGCACCCCGCACCGAGGGCGGGGGGCGCCGGgcgcggcggggggaggggcgggagggggcggggggcgcgggccgACTCACCGTGGTCTCCCGCACTTGGCTGTGGAAGTGCTGTTCCCGCGCCGACACCTCGTCCTGCCCCCCATCCTCCCTCATGCCCGCCGCCGCGCCGCCCGCATCCGCGCGCTCCGCCGCACCATCGCCCGCCGGTCCGGGACGGGAGCGGACTGACAGCGGGCCGCCGTCCGCAGGGTCTGCTACCGCgacccccgccgccgccgcctcggccCCCTCGACCGCCTCAGCCGCCTCAGCCGCTTCAGCCGCCTCAGCTGCCGCCCCAGCCGCCGCCTCAGGCGAAGCCGCTCTAGCTGCGgagggcgggcgcggggcggggctggggcgggACCTGACGTCGTCAGAGGAAGGCGCTTTTGCGTCAGAGAAGCGCGCCGCGACGTCTGCGAACGGGAGCCGCCGAGGGGCGTGGCCTACCGGGGAGAGGAGGCGGGGCCACGCCCCCAGGAAGTGGAGGCCGGAGCCAGGCTGTCAGGACCAGTACCCGGCCCGGTGGGGACGGGGCGCGGGTCGGTTTGCTGGAACGGGTTCTTCCCTCTGTCGCAGTGGCAG gtga